The Pseudomonas azadiae genome contains a region encoding:
- a CDS encoding translation initiation factor Sui1: MAKKAASFAALGGLVFSTDAGRHCPDCRQPVDACTCKQTLIPEGDGIARVRRESKGRGGKTVTTITGVPLAEDALKELATALKKRCGTGGALKDGVIEIQGDHVELLLAELIKLGYKAKKSGG; this comes from the coding sequence GTGGCCAAGAAAGCCGCATCCTTCGCCGCCCTTGGTGGCCTGGTATTTTCCACCGACGCAGGTCGACACTGCCCGGACTGCCGTCAGCCCGTGGATGCGTGTACCTGCAAACAGACCCTGATCCCCGAAGGCGACGGTATTGCCCGCGTGCGCCGCGAAAGCAAGGGCCGTGGCGGCAAGACGGTGACCACCATCACCGGCGTGCCGCTTGCAGAAGATGCACTGAAGGAACTCGCCACCGCGCTGAAGAAGCGCTGTGGCACCGGCGGTGCGTTGAAGGACGGGGTTATCGAGATCCAGGGCGATCACGTCGAGTTGCTGTTGGCCGAGCTGATCAAGCTCGGTTACAAGGCCAAGAAGTCCGGCGGCTGA
- a CDS encoding NUDIX hydrolase, translated as MDATPKEAAHRAASDAELIQWVDEHDNLLGTLVRSALRERGLIGRCTFIFLFNSKGELCVHRRTLSKALYPGFWDTAAGGMVAAGETYAESAARELEEELGVRGVELTEHDHFFFEDGDSRLWCRSYSALWDGPLCLQPEEVMEARFLPIETVLSEVQQKPYCPDAQEGLRRYLALRR; from the coding sequence ATGGACGCTACTCCAAAGGAGGCCGCACACCGCGCGGCTTCCGACGCTGAACTGATCCAATGGGTCGACGAGCACGACAATCTGCTGGGCACCCTCGTCCGGTCCGCCCTGCGCGAGCGCGGGCTTATCGGCCGCTGCACCTTTATCTTCCTGTTCAACTCCAAGGGTGAGCTGTGTGTGCATCGGCGCACCCTGAGCAAAGCCCTGTATCCAGGTTTCTGGGACACGGCGGCGGGCGGGATGGTCGCGGCGGGGGAAACCTATGCCGAGTCGGCGGCCCGTGAGCTTGAGGAAGAACTTGGCGTAAGGGGAGTGGAACTGACCGAGCATGACCATTTCTTCTTCGAAGACGGCGACAGCCGGCTTTGGTGCAGGTCTTACTCCGCCCTATGGGACGGACCACTGTGCCTGCAACCCGAAGAGGTCATGGAGGCGCGCTTTTTACCGATTGAAACGGTCTTGAGCGAGGTGCAGCAAAAGCCTTACTGCCCGGACGCTCAAGAAGGCCTGCGGCGTTATCTGGCGTTGCGTCGCTAA
- a CDS encoding DUF2333 family protein, producing MLDWKNRAGSAKGPAPEPKSANRSYLRNLLMSRALLSVIGLYLLVTGALGWYWSEEPALFPVQQNAQIAAEKDGKQMVVGFTTVETLKTVMGTLLHKPGGYIANDRFPPGLWMDNMPSWEYGVLVQVRDLTRALRKDFARSQSQSAEDADLAKAEPRFNFDNKSWVLPSSESEYQEGINSLSRYEARLSDPNQRGALFYARADNLNNWLGDVATRLGSLSQRLSASVGRVKLNTALKTEALAPGEVPQVDEEVVETPWMQIDNVFYEARGQAWALSHLLRAIEVDFADVLAKKNATVSVRQIIRELEASQEPVWSPMILNGSGFGVLANHSLVMANYISRANAAVIDLRQLLNQG from the coding sequence ATGCTGGACTGGAAAAACCGTGCAGGCAGTGCCAAAGGCCCCGCGCCTGAGCCCAAGTCGGCCAACCGCAGCTATTTGCGCAACTTGCTGATGAGCCGGGCGTTGCTGAGCGTCATCGGCCTGTACCTCTTGGTGACCGGCGCTCTGGGCTGGTACTGGAGCGAAGAACCCGCGTTGTTTCCGGTCCAGCAAAACGCGCAGATCGCCGCCGAGAAAGACGGCAAGCAGATGGTGGTGGGTTTCACCACCGTGGAAACCCTCAAGACGGTGATGGGCACCCTGCTGCACAAGCCCGGTGGCTACATTGCCAACGACCGCTTCCCGCCAGGCTTGTGGATGGACAACATGCCGAGCTGGGAATACGGCGTGCTGGTGCAGGTGCGCGACCTGACCCGTGCCCTGCGTAAAGACTTCGCCCGCTCCCAATCGCAGTCGGCCGAAGACGCCGACTTGGCCAAGGCCGAGCCGCGCTTCAACTTCGACAACAAGAGCTGGGTGCTGCCGTCCAGCGAGTCGGAATACCAGGAAGGCATCAATTCCCTGAGCCGCTACGAAGCGCGCCTGTCCGACCCGAACCAGCGCGGCGCGTTGTTCTACGCCCGTGCCGATAACCTCAATAACTGGCTGGGCGACGTCGCCACCCGCCTGGGTTCGCTGTCGCAACGCCTGTCGGCCAGCGTTGGCCGGGTAAAGCTGAACACCGCACTTAAAACCGAAGCGCTGGCGCCGGGTGAGGTGCCCCAGGTCGATGAAGAAGTGGTAGAAACCCCATGGATGCAGATCGATAACGTGTTCTACGAAGCCCGTGGCCAGGCGTGGGCGTTGTCCCACCTGCTGCGTGCCATCGAAGTCGACTTTGCCGACGTGCTGGCCAAGAAAAACGCCACCGTCAGCGTGCGCCAGATCATTCGTGAGCTGGAAGCCTCGCAGGAACCGGTTTGGAGTCCTATGATTCTCAATGGCAGTGGCTTCGGCGTACTGGCGAACCACTCGCTGGTGATGGCCAATTACATTTCACGGGCAAACGCTGCAGTGATCGACTTGCGTCAGCTCCTCAACCAGGGTTGA
- a CDS encoding response regulator — protein sequence MTEPEDPSRERLKQHFAQRVIHQARQILEIWQRLQRSEWSGTDLSELSEANVRLLRFAERFEQPEHGQLAQHIGEALKAVDENRGRLSSQLITELNRLMQRLSRTGLRQGDQLEHTSLPPMRKPIYVMLADHNRAERLAKQLEFFGMSAQSLGSVAAFHASMAERLPSAIVMDVDFCGPGLGLKLATQAQEGLEHKLPLLFFSLHETDTPTRLAAVRAGGQEFLTGTLEASSLLEKIEVLTCIAQYEPYKVLIIDDSRAQALHTERLLNSAGIVTRTLIEPIQAMAELADFQPDLIILDMYMPACTGTELAKVIRHNDRYVSVPIIYLSAEDDLDKQLDAMSEGGDDFLTKPIKPRHLITTVRNRAARARNLKARMVRDSLTGLYNHTHILQLLEDCSFRARRENKPLSFAMLDIDHFKRVNDSHGHPMGDRVIKSLALFLKQRLRKTDYIGRYGGEEFAIVMPDTDLESACQVLDEIRGRFAEIHYPAQPQDLWCTFSAGLVELCDGSDSLMMAAQADEALYRAKHAGRNRVHAARRSSQSAIFSSESTDSVITL from the coding sequence ATGACCGAGCCAGAAGACCCCAGCCGTGAGCGTCTCAAGCAGCACTTTGCCCAGCGGGTAATTCATCAGGCACGTCAAATTCTTGAGATCTGGCAGCGCCTGCAACGCAGCGAATGGTCCGGCACAGACCTCAGCGAACTCAGCGAGGCCAATGTGCGCCTGCTGCGTTTTGCCGAGCGTTTCGAACAGCCCGAGCACGGCCAGTTGGCGCAGCATATCGGCGAGGCCCTCAAGGCGGTAGACGAGAACCGTGGGCGCCTGAGCAGCCAGTTGATCACCGAACTCAACCGCTTGATGCAGCGACTGTCGCGCACCGGCCTGCGCCAGGGCGACCAGCTGGAGCATACCTCGCTGCCGCCGATGCGTAAGCCGATCTACGTGATGCTGGCCGATCACAACCGTGCCGAGCGCCTGGCCAAACAGTTGGAATTCTTTGGCATGAGCGCCCAGTCCCTGGGCAGCGTGGCGGCGTTTCATGCATCGATGGCCGAGCGTTTGCCTTCGGCCATTGTGATGGATGTGGATTTTTGCGGCCCAGGCCTGGGCCTCAAACTTGCTACGCAGGCCCAGGAGGGCCTCGAGCACAAGCTGCCGCTGTTGTTCTTCAGCCTGCATGAAACCGACACGCCCACCCGCCTGGCCGCCGTGCGCGCCGGGGGTCAGGAATTTCTCACCGGCACCCTGGAAGCGTCCAGCCTGTTGGAAAAAATCGAAGTGCTGACCTGCATCGCCCAGTACGAGCCGTATAAAGTGCTGATCATCGACGACTCGCGAGCCCAGGCCCTGCACACCGAGCGACTGCTCAACAGCGCCGGCATCGTCACCCGCACGCTGATCGAACCGATCCAGGCCATGGCGGAACTGGCGGACTTCCAGCCCGACCTGATCATCCTCGACATGTACATGCCCGCCTGCACCGGTACCGAACTGGCCAAGGTGATCCGGCACAACGACCGTTACGTCAGCGTGCCGATCATCTACCTGTCGGCCGAAGACGATCTGGACAAGCAACTGGACGCCATGAGCGAAGGCGGCGACGACTTCCTCACCAAGCCGATCAAGCCGCGCCACCTGATCACCACCGTGCGCAACCGCGCCGCGCGTGCGCGCAACCTCAAGGCCCGCATGGTGCGCGACAGCCTGACCGGCCTGTACAACCACACCCACATCCTGCAATTGCTCGAAGACTGCAGCTTTCGCGCACGCCGCGAAAACAAGCCGTTGAGCTTTGCCATGCTCGACATCGACCACTTCAAGCGGGTCAATGACAGCCACGGCCACCCCATGGGCGACCGCGTGATCAAGAGCCTGGCGCTGTTTCTCAAGCAACGCCTGCGCAAGACCGACTATATCGGGCGCTACGGCGGAGAAGAGTTCGCTATTGTGATGCCCGACACCGACCTGGAATCGGCGTGCCAGGTGCTGGACGAAATCCGCGGTCGCTTTGCCGAAATCCATTACCCGGCGCAGCCTCAGGATCTGTGGTGCACCTTCAGCGCCGGGCTGGTGGAGCTGTGCGACGGTTCCGACAGCCTGATGATGGCGGCCCAGGCCGACGAAGCGCTGTACCGCGCCAAGCACGCCGGACGCAATCGCGTACACGCGGCGCGCAGATCAAGTCAAAGTGCCATCTTTTCATCGGAATCGACTGATTCAGTCATAACGCTGTAA
- the aroQ gene encoding type II 3-dehydroquinate dehydratase, translating into MATLLVLHGPNLNLLGTREPGVYGAVTLDQINLDLERRAREAGHHLLYLQSNAEYELIDRIHAARGEGVDFILINPAAFTHTSVALRDALLAVSIPFIEVHLSNVHKREPFRHHSYFSDVAIGVICGLGASGYRLALEAALEQLEQPAKRP; encoded by the coding sequence ATGGCGACCTTACTGGTTCTTCACGGACCCAACCTGAACCTGCTCGGCACCCGTGAACCGGGCGTCTACGGGGCAGTCACCCTGGATCAGATCAACCTCGATCTTGAGCGCAGGGCGCGTGAAGCCGGGCACCATCTGCTCTACCTGCAAAGCAATGCCGAGTACGAATTGATTGATCGCATCCATGCCGCGCGCGGCGAAGGCGTGGACTTTATCCTGATCAATCCTGCCGCTTTCACGCACACAAGCGTTGCATTACGTGACGCGTTGCTGGCGGTGAGCATCCCATTCATCGAAGTGCATTTGTCGAACGTGCACAAACGTGAACCTTTCCGCCATCACTCCTACTTCTCCGACGTAGCGATAGGAGTGATCTGCGGCCTTGGCGCCAGCGGTTACCGACTGGCCCTGGAGGCCGCCCTGGAACAGCTTGAACAACCGGCCAAGCGCCCCTGA
- the accB gene encoding acetyl-CoA carboxylase biotin carboxyl carrier protein yields MDIRKVKKLIELLEESGIDELEIKEGEESVRISRHSKTPAQQFYAPQMQAPAPAAAPAAAPAAAAAPAAPAAPALNGFVVKSPMVGTFYRTPAPTSPAFVEVGKTVKVGDTICIVEAMKMMNHITAEKAGVIESILVENGQPVEYDQPLFTIV; encoded by the coding sequence ATGGATATCCGTAAAGTTAAGAAACTAATCGAACTGCTGGAAGAATCCGGTATCGACGAGCTGGAAATCAAGGAAGGCGAAGAGTCCGTACGGATCAGCCGTCACAGCAAGACGCCAGCCCAACAGTTCTATGCGCCACAGATGCAAGCGCCGGCCCCGGCAGCCGCACCTGCCGCTGCGCCTGCCGCCGCCGCAGCACCTGCTGCCCCGGCCGCACCTGCGTTGAACGGCTTCGTGGTCAAGTCGCCAATGGTCGGTACGTTCTACCGCACCCCGGCACCGACCTCGCCAGCCTTCGTTGAAGTCGGCAAGACGGTGAAAGTGGGCGACACCATCTGCATCGTTGAAGCGATGAAGATGATGAACCACATCACCGCTGAAAAAGCCGGCGTCATCGAATCCATCCTGGTAGAAAACGGTCAGCCGGTTGAGTACGACCAGCCGCTGTTCACCATCGTTTGA
- the accC gene encoding acetyl-CoA carboxylase biotin carboxylase subunit yields MLKPAKKLQKVLIANRGEIALRILRACKEEGIKTVAVYSTADTELMHVKLADESICIGPPLAANSYLKVSNIIAAAEVTGADGIHPGYGFLAENADFAEQVEKSGFAFIGPKAETIRLMGDKVSAKDAMIAAGVPTVPGSDGPLPEDEETALRIGREVGYPVIIKAAGGGGGRGMRVVHKEEDLIEAAKQTRSEAGAWFGNPMVYLEKYLTNPRHVEVQVLSDGQGHAIHLGDRDCSLQRRHQKVLEEAPAPGLDEKAREEVLARCVKACIDINYRGAGTFEFLYENGRFYFIEMNTRVQVEHPVSEMVTGIDIVKEMLSIAAGNKLSFTQDDVKIHGHSLECRINAEDPQTFMPSPGLVKHFHAPGGNGVRVDSHLYSGYKVPSNYDSLIGKLITWGATRDEAMARMRNALDEIVVDGIKTNIPLHRDLVRDEGFCEGGVNIHYLEHKLANQ; encoded by the coding sequence ATGTTGAAACCTGCGAAGAAACTGCAAAAAGTCCTGATCGCCAACCGCGGCGAGATCGCGCTGCGTATCCTGCGCGCCTGTAAGGAAGAGGGCATCAAGACCGTCGCTGTTTACTCGACGGCCGATACCGAATTGATGCACGTGAAACTGGCGGACGAGAGCATCTGCATCGGCCCGCCACTGGCCGCGAACTCGTACCTGAAAGTCTCGAACATCATCGCCGCCGCTGAAGTGACCGGCGCCGATGGCATCCACCCGGGCTACGGCTTCCTTGCGGAAAACGCCGATTTCGCCGAACAGGTGGAAAAATCCGGGTTCGCCTTCATCGGCCCGAAAGCCGAGACCATTCGCCTGATGGGCGACAAGGTATCGGCCAAGGACGCCATGATCGCCGCCGGCGTGCCGACCGTTCCAGGCTCCGACGGCCCGCTGCCTGAAGACGAGGAAACCGCGCTGCGCATTGGTCGCGAAGTCGGCTACCCGGTGATCATCAAGGCCGCCGGTGGCGGTGGTGGTCGCGGCATGCGCGTGGTGCACAAGGAAGAAGACCTGATCGAGGCCGCCAAGCAGACCCGCTCCGAAGCGGGCGCCTGGTTCGGCAACCCGATGGTCTACCTGGAGAAGTACCTGACCAACCCGCGTCACGTGGAAGTGCAGGTACTGTCCGACGGCCAGGGCCATGCCATCCACCTGGGTGACCGCGATTGCTCGCTGCAGCGCCGTCACCAGAAGGTGTTGGAAGAAGCCCCGGCACCGGGCCTGGACGAGAAGGCCCGCGAGGAAGTGCTGGCACGCTGCGTCAAGGCGTGCATCGACATCAACTACCGCGGCGCCGGTACCTTCGAGTTCCTCTACGAGAACGGTCGTTTCTACTTCATCGAGATGAACACTCGCGTGCAGGTAGAGCACCCGGTGTCGGAGATGGTCACCGGTATCGACATCGTCAAGGAGATGCTCAGCATCGCCGCCGGCAACAAGCTGTCCTTCACCCAGGACGACGTGAAGATCCATGGCCACTCGCTGGAATGCCGGATCAACGCCGAAGACCCGCAAACCTTTATGCCGAGCCCAGGCCTGGTCAAGCATTTCCACGCGCCCGGCGGCAACGGCGTACGCGTGGATTCGCACCTGTACAGCGGCTACAAGGTTCCGTCCAACTACGACTCGTTGATCGGCAAGCTGATCACCTGGGGCGCCACCCGCGACGAGGCCATGGCCCGCATGCGCAACGCCCTGGACGAAATCGTGGTGGACGGCATCAAGACCAACATCCCGCTGCATCGGGACCTGGTCCGTGATGAAGGCTTCTGCGAAGGGGGCGTGAACATTCACTACCTGGAACACAAGCTGGCCAATCAGTAA
- a CDS encoding (2Fe-2S)-binding protein has translation MELRINQKAYQVDADADTPLLWVIRDDLGLTGTKFGCGLAQCGACSVLVDGNVVRSCVTPVAGVIGREITTIEAIEADAVGKRVVAAWVERQVAQCGYCQSGQVMAATALLKHTPAPTDAQIEAAMINLCRCGTYNAIRTAVHDLAKQEGV, from the coding sequence ATGGAATTACGAATCAACCAAAAAGCCTATCAGGTCGACGCCGATGCCGACACGCCATTGCTGTGGGTGATCCGCGACGACCTGGGCCTGACCGGCACCAAGTTCGGCTGCGGCCTGGCCCAGTGCGGCGCCTGTTCGGTGCTGGTGGACGGCAATGTGGTGCGCTCGTGCGTCACGCCGGTCGCCGGCGTGATCGGGCGGGAGATCACTACCATCGAGGCGATTGAAGCCGATGCAGTGGGCAAGCGCGTGGTCGCGGCCTGGGTCGAGCGCCAGGTGGCGCAATGCGGTTACTGTCAGTCCGGGCAGGTGATGGCGGCCACTGCCCTGCTCAAGCACACCCCCGCGCCGACCGATGCGCAGATCGAAGCGGCGATGATCAACCTGTGCCGTTGCGGCACTTATAACGCGATTCGCACGGCCGTCCACGACTTGGCCAAGCAGGAGGGCGTCTGA
- a CDS encoding xanthine dehydrogenase family protein molybdopterin-binding subunit gives MNMRPELPDLLSGEPINLSRRRFLASTAVGALVIGFGLPLGSARVQAAAAAERGTQVPAFLEIRPDGSVRLLSPFMEGGQGTHTAMAQIVGEELDADPATFIVEAAPPGEAYVVMENGMRITGGSMSVRMSYPTMRRLGALARAMLLQAGAEQLGVPVAELSTQPGRVVHAASGRSLGYGELAGRALDMPVPDPASIKLRDPSQFRWIGKPVKRLDAYDKSTGKAQYSIDLKVDGMLHAAVQHAPRLGMTVGGLRNQSQVEGMKGVHSVHVLPGAVAVVAERWWHAKRAVEAVQVDWQEAAADSTVRVMPADFSSDKYRDFLAAQQGPARDDENEGDVAGALAGAKTRIEATYHNQYVNHAQLEPPSALARYNADGTLDIWLPNQAPDMFRADIAKRTGLDVAKINLHSPLLGGFFGRHFLYDSANPYPQAITLAKAVGRPVKVIWTREEEFLRDVLRPVAVVKFRAALDDKGLPLAIEAVSATEGPSEAIAGKQGDKIDPTALEGLSGKAYAIPHKRIAQIYVKGPAMLGYWRSVGNSLNDFFYEAFLDELADKGGQDPYELRLHLLRDNSRLTTLLHAVGELSGGWKRGPFTAEDGSRRARGVAMASPFGSHAAVIAEVSIEGGQVKVHDIWQAIDPGSIVNPAIVEAQVNGAVALGLSQTLLEEAVYVDGMPRARNYDLYPILAAAQMARVHVRIVESGEKMGGIGEPPLPAVAPAVANAVAQLTGQRIRSLPLSRHTFS, from the coding sequence ATGAACATGCGCCCCGAACTGCCCGACCTGTTATCCGGTGAACCCATAAACCTGTCGCGCCGCCGTTTCCTGGCGAGTACCGCCGTGGGTGCGCTGGTGATCGGTTTCGGCCTGCCGCTCGGCTCCGCCAGGGTGCAGGCCGCGGCCGCCGCAGAGCGCGGCACCCAGGTGCCGGCGTTCCTGGAGATTCGCCCGGACGGCAGCGTGCGTCTGCTCAGCCCCTTCATGGAAGGCGGCCAAGGCACCCACACCGCCATGGCGCAGATCGTCGGCGAAGAACTGGACGCCGACCCTGCCACATTCATCGTCGAAGCCGCCCCGCCCGGCGAGGCCTATGTGGTGATGGAAAACGGCATGCGCATCACCGGCGGCAGCATGTCGGTGCGCATGAGCTACCCGACCATGCGTCGCCTCGGCGCCCTCGCCCGCGCCATGTTGCTGCAGGCCGGCGCCGAGCAGTTGGGTGTGCCAGTCGCCGAGTTGAGCACCCAGCCCGGCCGGGTGGTACACGCTGCGTCCGGTCGCTCGCTGGGTTACGGCGAACTGGCCGGGCGCGCCCTGGACATGCCGGTGCCTGACCCGGCCAGCATCAAGCTGCGCGATCCGAGCCAGTTCCGCTGGATCGGCAAGCCGGTCAAGCGTCTGGACGCCTACGACAAATCCACCGGCAAGGCGCAATACAGCATCGACCTGAAAGTCGACGGCATGCTCCACGCTGCGGTACAGCATGCGCCACGCCTGGGCATGACCGTGGGCGGCCTGCGCAACCAGTCCCAGGTCGAAGGCATGAAAGGCGTGCATTCGGTGCACGTACTGCCCGGTGCGGTGGCGGTGGTGGCTGAACGCTGGTGGCACGCCAAGCGTGCGGTGGAAGCGGTCCAGGTCGACTGGCAGGAAGCGGCGGCCGACTCGACCGTACGCGTCATGCCGGCGGACTTTTCCAGCGACAAGTACCGCGACTTCCTCGCCGCTCAACAAGGCCCGGCCCGCGACGACGAGAATGAAGGAGACGTTGCCGGCGCGCTGGCAGGCGCCAAGACCCGCATCGAAGCCACCTACCACAACCAATACGTCAACCACGCCCAGTTGGAGCCGCCGTCGGCCCTGGCCCGCTACAACGCCGACGGTACGCTGGATATCTGGCTGCCCAACCAGGCGCCGGACATGTTCCGCGCCGACATCGCCAAGCGCACCGGCCTCGACGTGGCGAAGATCAACCTGCATTCACCACTGCTGGGCGGTTTTTTCGGCCGGCATTTCCTGTATGACTCGGCCAACCCCTACCCCCAGGCCATTACGTTGGCCAAGGCTGTGGGCCGGCCGGTCAAGGTGATCTGGACCCGTGAGGAAGAGTTTTTGCGCGACGTATTGCGCCCGGTGGCGGTGGTCAAGTTCCGCGCCGCGCTGGACGACAAAGGCCTGCCGCTGGCAATCGAAGCCGTCAGCGCCACCGAAGGCCCGAGCGAGGCCATCGCCGGCAAACAGGGCGACAAAATCGACCCCACGGCCCTTGAAGGGTTGTCGGGCAAAGCCTACGCCATCCCCCACAAACGCATCGCGCAGATCTACGTCAAAGGCCCGGCGATGCTTGGCTATTGGCGTTCGGTGGGCAATTCGCTCAACGACTTTTTCTACGAAGCGTTCCTGGATGAGCTGGCCGACAAAGGCGGCCAGGATCCCTATGAATTGCGCCTGCACCTGTTGCGCGACAATTCACGGCTGACCACCCTGCTGCACGCGGTCGGCGAGTTGTCCGGCGGCTGGAAGCGTGGCCCGTTCACCGCCGAGGACGGCAGCCGACGCGCGCGCGGCGTGGCCATGGCTTCGCCGTTCGGCTCCCACGCGGCGGTGATCGCCGAGGTGTCCATCGAGGGTGGCCAGGTCAAGGTGCACGATATCTGGCAAGCCATCGACCCGGGCAGCATCGTCAACCCGGCGATTGTCGAAGCTCAGGTCAATGGTGCCGTGGCGTTGGGTTTATCCCAGACGTTGCTGGAAGAAGCGGTATACGTGGACGGCATGCCACGGGCGCGCAACTACGACCTGTATCCGATCCTGGCGGCCGCGCAGATGGCGCGGGTGCATGTGCGGATCGTCGAAAGTGGCGAGAAGATGGGCGGCATCGGTGAACCGCCGCTGCCCGCCGTGGCACCGGCCGTGGCCAACGCCGTGGCGCAACTGACCGGCCAGCGTATTCGCAGCCTGCCCTTGAGCCGACACACCTTCAGCTGA
- a CDS encoding c-type cytochrome, translating to MNNRRFARTAGWLALPCLVAAGLLAWYVTREPATPFAQEPAAATFEPARVSRGEYVARLSDCVACHSLPGKAPFAGGLEMATPLGAIHATNITPDKATGIGAYSLADFDRAVRQGVAPGGRRLYPAMPYPSYVKLSDDDVRALYAFFMQGVQPANQPNIPSDIPWPLNMRWPIALWNGLFAPTATYAAKADQDALWNRGAYIVQGPGHCGSCHTPRGLAFNEKALDESGAPYLAGALLDGWYAPSLRQDPNTGLGRWSEAQIVQFLKTGRNAHAVVYGSMTEAFNNSTQFMQDDDLAAIARYLKALPGDPQRDGTPWQYQAVTARRDVPGAHTYATRCASCHGLDGKGQPEWMPPLAGATSALAKESASAINITLNGSQRVVTAGVPDAYRMPAFREQLSDQQIAEVLSYMRGAWGNHGGAVDATAVGKLRGQTDPASSSPIILQMR from the coding sequence ATGAACAACCGTCGATTCGCAAGAACCGCAGGCTGGCTGGCGCTGCCCTGCCTGGTCGCGGCAGGCCTGCTGGCCTGGTACGTCACCCGTGAGCCCGCAACACCGTTCGCACAGGAACCGGCCGCCGCCACCTTCGAGCCCGCACGGGTCAGTCGCGGCGAGTACGTGGCCCGTCTCAGCGACTGCGTGGCCTGCCACAGCCTGCCGGGCAAGGCGCCGTTCGCCGGTGGCCTGGAAATGGCCACGCCGCTGGGTGCGATTCATGCCACCAACATCACGCCGGACAAAGCCACCGGAATCGGCGCCTACAGCCTGGCCGACTTCGACCGCGCAGTGCGCCAGGGCGTGGCGCCGGGTGGCCGACGCTTGTACCCGGCCATGCCCTACCCTTCCTACGTCAAGCTCAGCGACGATGACGTGCGCGCGTTGTATGCGTTCTTCATGCAGGGCGTGCAACCGGCCAACCAGCCGAATATCCCCAGCGATATCCCCTGGCCCCTGAACATGCGCTGGCCCATCGCACTGTGGAACGGCCTATTCGCGCCCACCGCGACCTATGCCGCCAAGGCGGATCAGGACGCCCTGTGGAACCGTGGCGCTTACATCGTCCAAGGGCCGGGCCACTGTGGCAGTTGCCACACGCCGCGCGGCCTGGCCTTCAACGAAAAAGCCCTGGACGAGTCCGGTGCGCCGTACCTCGCCGGCGCCCTGCTCGACGGCTGGTACGCACCCAGCCTGCGCCAGGACCCCAACACCGGGCTGGGACGCTGGAGCGAGGCGCAGATCGTGCAGTTCCTCAAGACCGGCCGCAACGCCCATGCCGTGGTCTACGGCTCGATGACCGAAGCCTTCAACAACTCGACGCAGTTCATGCAGGATGACGACCTGGCCGCCATCGCGCGTTATCTCAAGGCACTGCCCGGCGACCCGCAGCGCGACGGCACGCCCTGGCAATATCAGGCGGTGACCGCGCGCCGGGACGTCCCCGGCGCCCACACCTATGCGACCCGCTGCGCCTCCTGCCATGGACTGGACGGCAAGGGCCAGCCCGAATGGATGCCACCCCTGGCCGGCGCCACGTCGGCGTTGGCCAAGGAAAGCGCCTCTGCGATCAACATCACCCTCAACGGCTCGCAACGCGTCGTGACCGCCGGCGTACCGGATGCCTACCGCATGCCGGCGTTCCGTGAGCAATTGTCCGACCAGCAGATCGCCGAAGTACTCAGTTACATGCGCGGGGCCTGGGGCAACCACGGTGGCGCGGTGGACGCAACCGCAGTGGGCAAGCTGCGTGGGCAGACCGACCCGGCGAGCAGCAGCCCGATCATCCTGCAGATGCGCTGA